In candidate division WOR-3 bacterium, the DNA window CGCACGGTTTCCAGCACACGCACCAGTGCATCCGGTGTATGGGCATAGTCAACATAGACCTGAAACCCGCGGCCGGTCTCGATCCGCTCCAGCCGGCCCGGCACGTTCTCAAGCGACTCAGCGCCGGCTGCCATTACTTCCGGGCTCCAACCCAGGGCCGTACCGATACCGAACGCGGCCAGAAGATTGGCCAGGTTGTACCGCCCCACTAACTTTAGTCGTACCGGCACTGCCTTGCCCTGGACTGAAACTTCGGTTGCCAGACCGTCCGGCCTGACTACAGTCACCTTGCCGACAATCTCAGGCACTGGCTCCAGGTCCGGCCTCGTACCGTAGCGAATAACTCTGGCCCTGGCTTTGGCTGCGATTTCCCGACCCATCACATCGTCCTGGTTCGTCACGACGAAGCTTGTCGGCCTCAGCCCCTCGAACAACTTCATCTTAGCTTCCTGGTACGCCCGCATTGTCTTATGAAAGTCCAGATGGTCCTGTGTCAGATTCGTGAATGCGGCGACCTTGAAATCGAGGTCATAGACCCGGTCCAGCTCAAGCGCGTGTGACGACACCTCAGCAACACAAAGCGGAACTTTGTTGTCCGCCATCCGGGCCAGAAGCTCAACCAGGTCCAGACTCTCAGGCGTGGTGTGGCCGGCCTTGCGGTACTCAACTCCGTCCGAGTACTCAATCGTGCCGATGAACCCTGGCTCGATGCCGCTCTGTCTTGCCATCGCGCGAACCAGAAAGGTCGTCGTAGTCTTGCCATTAGTACCGGTAACGCCCACAAGGTCCAGCTTGCGCGAAGGAAAGTCATAGAACCGGTTGGACACCTGGGCCAGAAACCGTCTGGGCGTCTTGGTCAGCACGGTAGTAACCCAGCCCCGGCGAACGCGGGAAAAGTCCGTTGTCGCAACCGCCACCGCTCCACGGTTCATCGCCTCATCAATGAACTGACTGCCTGCGACCCGGAATCCTTCAACCGCAACGAACAGGTAACCCGGTTTGACCTGGCCCGAGTGATACGCGATACCCTTGATTTCAACTTTGGGGTTGCCGTGAATCGTACATGGCATACCCAGCACAAGCTCCTCAAGTCGCTTTCTCATTTCCCTGCAATCCGCATCCCGGGTTCGGTGCGGCCCGCAACCGGGAACTGGCCCGCGGCCATTCTCGCCCTGCGTACCTTCTCCAGCAGAAGCAGTTGCTCACCGATTTCTCGGAACACCGGTCCGGCCGAGGTACTGGCAAACCGGTGATTGGGCTCATCCAGCAACACGGCAATCACGTACCGCGCCGGCTCGCGGGGCAGAAACCCGACAAACGACATCATCGAGCGCGTATCTGAATAACCGCCGCCCGGCTCGACCTTCTGTGCGGTACCGGTCTTGCCGCACACCTCTACTCCAGGCACCGCCGCAAACGTACCGGTGCCCTCAGTCACAACCTTGGCCAGGATTTCCTTCATCCGGGCGCAGGTCGCGGGCGCAAGAACCTGCCGGCCTGGCCTGGGACCCGCCTGGTGCAGAACCCGGTTGCCGGAGCGAACCGATCGCACCAGGTAGGGTCGGACATAGCGACCGTTGTTCGCAATGCACAGATATGCAGCAGCAAGCTGCAATAGCGTTACGGTCACTCCCTGACCGAACGCGTTGTTCGCAATCCGCAGCGCGGTTAGCTTTGCCGGCTTGTCCATACGACCGGTTGCCTCGCCTGGCAGCCCGATGCCGACTGGTTCACCGAACCCCAGGGCCTTGGCGGTAAGGTAGAAGTGCGTACGGTCGAGCCGGAGCGCGAGCATCGCACACCCCGGATTTGAAGACTGCGTGAACAACCCGTCAAAATCCAGTACCCCGTGGTTATGAGCGTCTGAAATCCGGTAGCCCGACACCTCGATGGCACCAGCCGACACATCGTAGCGGTCCCGGACAAACTCCTCGGCCTGCGGACTCTCAAGTGCTGCCGCGCACACCACAATCTTGAATGACGAACCTGGCTCGAACTCATCGCACACCGGTGCGCACTTGTACCGGCTTGCCGGAAAATCCCTGAACCGGGCCGGGTCATAGCTCGGACAACTCGCCAGTGCCAGAACTGCGCCGTCCTGTGCGTCCAACACGACCGCGGACCCGTGCTTCGCTCCGGTACGCTCTAGTCCGGCAGCAAGTGCCCGGTAACACAGCTCCTGGACGTCAAGGTCAAGCGTAAGCGTAATGTCCGCGCCCGGAACCGGCTCGACCCTCGGATAGCTCGGATACGGTAGCTCCAGACCAAGCCCCTCGCGCTGCATCAGCACCCAGCCTGGCTGGCCAGACAGGACTGAATCGTACCAGGCCTCCAGCCCAGCCAGTCCGCCGTCTTCGCCGACGAAACCGACGACGTTACTGCAGCTCGGGCCAAAAGGATACCAGCGGTGGGTTTCAGCTTCGACCTCGGTGCAGTTACCGAACCGACACTTCACGATGCGGCGCCATAATGCATCAGCCGCCGGCTGCTCCAGCCGTTTCGGAAAGCAGAACATCTTCTCATGCTCCGCTATCTCCTGTCGCACCTCCTCCTTTGTGCCGAGTCCGGCCGAAGCGAGGATGTCGGCCAAGGAGTCTAGGTTCCTCACCTTTCTCGGCCACACGTAAACAAGACACGCGGTCTGATTCAAGGTCAGCGGTCGGCCCCAGCAATCAAGTATCCGGCCCCGCTCCGGTGCAAGTCGCAGCGAGTCAATGTGCAGGCTGGCGGCCTTTACCCGGTATGCGGCCCCGCGCACCAGTTGCACATACCCCATCCGACCCAACAGCATGGTGCCCAGCACAAACAGCGCACCTGCCACCAGCCGATTCCGCCGGACTTCCGCGCTCGCGTACTGTCTCACGTCCTTACTGCCTCGCTTCCCCTCTACTGGCGGCTTGCGCCACGATGACCGGCCCGGTGTCCGGCTCGGTTACGGCTATCGCGTCCTCCTGGGCAGAGTACCGTGGCCGACCACTTGCAACCCAGAGCGACTCCAGCCGCGAAAAGCTCTCAAGCCGCATGACCAGCACCGCCAGGCTGTCGCGCTGCTCAAGCAAATGGCGGTGACGGCCCTCGCAAGTGCTCAGCAACCGGGTCAACCTCAGGCTTCGATTATGAAGTCCGAGATATGCAAGCGCCAGCATGCAGAGAAACCAGACGATGCCGATTCTAATAAGCGTCCTCATGTCTCTCACTCTGTTTCGATTCGGACCACTTACACCCTCTGACCAGTCTGCGATTCACAGTCGTTCTGCTGCCCTTAGCCTTGCTGACCTTGACTGCGGATTGGCTCTGACTTCGCTCTCGCTCGGTCGCACCGGCTTCGGGGTCAGAATTCTAGCCCGGCCGTCGCGCTCGGCTTCGCGCAGTGCGGTCTTGACCTCGCGGTCCTCAAGCGAGTGATACGATATCGCCACGAGTCGGCCGCCCGGTTCGAGCAGGTTCAACGCTGCGGCCAGACCATTCCTTACATTCTCAAGCTCGTTATTGACCCGGACGCGGACGGCCTGAAAGACCCGGGCCAGACTCTTGCGCCACATCTTGCCAGGTACGCTTGCCCGCACGCAGTCGGCCAAGTCTCGGGTCGTATGTAGCCGGCCACGGAAAGCGCTGATGCGCCGGGCAATCCGCTTGGCAAACCGCTCCTGGCCGTACTCCTCAAGCCAAGCCGCAATTTCCTTCGGGCTTGCCCGGCGCACCAGCGCGAGCGCAGGAGGCAGTGATGCGGACTGGTCGAATCTCATATCCAAGGGACCATCCAGCTCGAAACTGAAACCCCGGCTGGCAGTACGCAACTGATGATAGGAAACTCCAAAATCAAACAGCACGCCCCGCACCGGCTCCAGGTTCAGCCTTTTCACAATAGCTACCATATCGGCGTAGTTCGCCTGCACGAGCTCCACATTTTCGTAACTATCCAGTTGCCTTCTTGCTTCGGCCAGGGCCTCTGGGTCCAGGTCAAGACCCAGAAGCCTGCCGGACCCTAATACCGCGAGTATCTGCCGTGCGTGGCCGGCTCCGCCCACGCAGGCATCAACAATCGTTCCCGCTCGCGGCGCAAGGTATTCAAGTACTTCATTGACCAGTACCGGCTGGTGAAACACCGCTGCTCGGTCTGTCGTCATCTGCCTTCTGCGTTCTACTCTCTACTGTCAGCCGCTTCCAAAATCTACCGTCTGGCATCTAACTTCTGTGTTCACTCGGTCGGGCATCCGACTGCTGAACTCTGCCTTCCGCACGCTGACTCCTGGGCTCGGCCGGACCTGTCTCAATCCCCCAGCCGTGTCGCTCCAGCTCGGCCAGGTCCTCATCAAGCGTCTGCCGCGCCTCCTCGGTGAACTGGTCATAGCGACCCGGCTCCCATATCTCGAAATACTCACCAGCACCGGCCAGAACCGCCTCACTACTGATGCCGGCCCACTCCAGCAGATGCTTCGGAATCAACAGCCGATACTGACTATCCATCTGCACCTCGGCTGCGCTTGCCAAAGCTAGCCGACGCACCTTACGCGCTCGGTCCTGATACTTGGGCAGATTCTGCAGGGTGCGGTCCCAGTATTCTCGCCATTCGGACAGGGGGTGGACTTCGATTGTTCTGTCACGACCTCTTTGCAATACGAACGTCCTATCCGATTCTGGAGAAAGACGCTCCCTATAGGAGACCGGGACCTGCACCCTGCCTTTCGCGTCAACGGAGAACCGGAACTCTCCGAGGAAAAGATTATTCACCATTTCTAAACGACACTTTCATTATCCACCACTATCTACCACTTTTCCACACGCGGCCAATATATCCCCCCACTCTGGCTTGTCAAGAAAAACATTATGTCCCCGGTGTCGTCTTCTCCCAGTAGCAAGTGATACGCTCTTAGGCTCTTGACCTCAAAGACTTAGGCAAGGGGGCAATGACTTCGCCCGCAACTTCAGAACCTCTACTCTGCTACTCACCCTATACCTATACCTACCTGCCAATCCCCTGCGCTTGCTGCTCACTGTTTCCGGTTGGCAACCTGACCAACTTCGGCTTTCTGCCCTACCTTCCCCTTTTCGCGCTCGGCCACTTGCTTACGCGCCGGCCACACACACCATGACCGCGAGAAAGCACCAAGCCGCAGAGCAAGTCAATCTTGATTCAAGCTCAAAATGCGCCAGCACAATCTGCCATCAACACACGCATCCACCCAACAAGCGAAAGGTGAAACAAGCAGGAGCAACACCAGCACGACACCAAAGGACACAACGGGCCAGGCAGGCTTACTCGTCAGCCAGGTGGCTGTCAGGATGCCGTTACGGTATCCAACCCATTCTGGCAACGCCGATTCCACTTACCATCGGTGGCTCGTCTCAACTCAGTAGTCAGAACCTTTCTCCAGCCCATCGTCTAACGATGTCTCTTAGCACTTCTGTCCCATACTACCCTGCCAACCGGCCAGAAACGTGCCCGGTGCGTCTAGCTGTACTCGACTACCCCCCTCCTGAATCGTGCCGACACAGAATCCGGAAAACTGACACCGGAACAGCTCCCCCAGCCGACCCGGGAACAAGCCGGGAAAAAGCATCGCCAATAGCTCAACTGACGCACTTTCAATCTACTGTGACGATTGGCACTTTTCTAACTCCGGATGGTACTATCTAGATGGACTATGAAACACAAACAAGACTCGACCGCTGATGCAAGCGGCAACAGACCAGCGCAGGAAAAGGCCGTCCGCGCGACACACCGATACCGGGCAAAAACCGACCCGAGCCGGGTCTATCTCCTGCTCGAAGAAAAGAACCCGCAAATGGTAGGACGATACGAAGCCCAGGCTCGTATTCTTGCGTCCATAGACGAAATCGTACGTGGCTTGGTTATCCTGGCAAACGTCCCACCTCTCACCCGATTCTGGTATGCCACTTACGGTCGGCAGGTGTATGCACTCTGGCGCCGGAATCGGGGCAGACTCTCATCGTCTGAAATCGCTCTATTAGAACAGCGTTGGACATCTCGCGGTCTTGACCCGGAAGTTCTGATCCGGGTTCGGCTCAAAGTCCTGGAAAGCCTCGACTCACCGACTTCAGTCCGAAGCGGCAATCAGGCAAGAACAGACAATGAAGCACCGCACATTGCCTAGGCGAAGGAACCGCCGCTTCTGGCAATCCTCCTCATGTTTCCCTGACGCTCTGTGTTCTCACCGCTGTCCTGAACATCACGTCATGCCCCTGTCCGCCTCGTGGTTGTGCATTCTTGTACCTGAAATCTGGAATCTAGCATCTGGTATTTCGCACCGTCCGTCTGGTCCGTGCCCCTTGCAGCCCGTGTCCGCACCATTCTCTGCATGCTGGAATCCGGCATCGTCGGTTTCCCGTTCTTGCGGCTCCCCCTGCAGCTCTGATGTCAAAGGCCGCATTGAAACATCCCATGGCTCTGATAGCATATAACACCGTGTCAGACCAAGAAAAAGCACGCACCCGGCCACCCTATGTCCGCGAACAGGAAGACCGCTTACTTGTCTCCCAGTGTCTGTCCGAAGACCCGGCTGTGCGCAACAAGGCTCAGAAGGACCTCTTCAACCGCTTCAACACCGGCATCATCTACCTTGCTTTCCTGCGACTCGGGTCCCGGCCCGAAGCTGAGGACTGCGCGTCCGAGGCCCTGCGTGACGTACTAGTCCAACTGGAACGGTTTCAGTGGCGCTGTACGCTCTCAACCTGGATTTACACCATCGCCCGCCACTGGATAAACAAATATGCCCGCAAGGCCAGGCTTGACATCACTGATACCGACCTTGACAAACTCGACGACCCCGCCCTAGTTCCTGCTCTCGGCCGCTCTCCCCCCGTGCTTCTCGAGGGCCGGGAAGCCTGGCTGAACCTTGTCGCAGAAATCTATCGTTTACCCGACCGATACCGTGATGCCTGCCATCTCCGCTTTGCGGACGAGATGCGTATCGAAGAAATCGCCCAGGTGATGGACACGACCATTGACTCGGTCAAGAAGCTCATCACTCGTGGTCGCAAAGTTCTCACCGCCCGTCTCGGAATGTACCGGGACCGGAACGATGCCTGAAAAAGTAATAAGAATCACCGGCACCTGGGACAGCCGTCAGGTGGCGGACTTCGTGGTCCTGGCCCGCCGGTTTGTCTCCGACGTCCGGGTTATCCGGGGCAGCGCCGAGGCAAACGCCAAGGACCTCATCGAGGTGCTTGCGCTCGGCAGTGAAAAAGAGCCGGAGGCTACCCTCATCGCCATGGGCAAAGACGAGGAGACAGCTCTTACAACCCTGGCTCCCTGCCTTGCGAACGTGGCGATAGTTCCGGACTGGTGCCAGAGGTTCTTCAACCTCGTCCAGGCGCTGGAACTGGTACCGCCGGAGGTCTCCGGTCGCGTCTGGCACAGGTTCCAGTCTGGACTCGAGCGCCGCCGTGAACAACAGTGCATCCGCGAACTGATGCAGCAAGAAAGAGCCGCTGGTCGCACTCGCCAACGAGTCGAAATCCCATTCCGGTCCCGCGCTGTCTCTCGACCGCTCCACCGGCCATCGCTCATCATCTCCCACATGGTCCAGCGCCTGCGCCGCCGGCTCAACTGCACCTGGGACATTGCCCGTCGCAGACTGGCCGAACGCGCCCAAATGACCCAGCAGGAAATCGAACGGCTCGAACAAGGCGACTGGCCCACTCCGGCCCAGCTCGACAAACTCGAGCGCTACCTGAAATGGACTCTGTTCTTCCTGTTCGGCGAGACCGAACAGGCCTACACTGACCTCCAGACCGCCTACTTCGAGCGACTGAACAACCTGTCTCCCACCGAAGCAGACCGGCGTGCGTTCCGACAGCTCTACGCCAGACTGCTCAGACGCAGGCTTGAGATGAAAGCCCGCGGCAGAAACGAACCGGACACCCGAACCGGGGCATAGTAAGATGTCTGATGCGCTTACCCGCGGCATCGAGATCTGCCGTCAGACAGTGGCTCGCGTCAAAACCGACTTCGCTGACATCTGCACCAGCGAACGCCATCACGACTTCGATTCGCTTGCCTTGTACTGCCGGCAGAACGGCATCGAACTAATTCTTGACGAAAGTCTGGCTGGCACCCGGGCTCGGGCCGCAAGCATACTCGTCCAGGACGTTCCCTTCATCCTGCTCGATCGCGAACTTACCCGGCCCGGAGAACGGCTCACCTCCCTTGCCCACGAACTTGGACACGTCATGCTCGACCATCTCCGCCGACCCAGCTTTGCGGTATGCGGCTTCTGCGAGACAATGAGCCTTGGCTCAAGAATGCTCCAGAAACGCTACTGTGCGGAAATCGAACTCGAAGCCGACGTTCACGCCATGCTCATTGTTCTGCCGGAAGGCTTCCTCCATCGCCAGGTAGAGCGCACCGGCCACATACCGGCCCGGCGACTCCATCGTAGTCTGGACCTGCCCCTTTCCTGGGTCGGTGCAAGAATCCAGCTCTACCGGCTGGTCAACGGCTACGCTGACTCAAATCTGGCCCTTGTGCGCCTTGGCAAAGACCCTTCCTCGCTTATTGAACGTCGCCGCCGTCAGACTCTGGAACTTGAGCACCGCACATACCTCTACTCCCTCCTCCGCCACCATCTGGAAAAACCCACCCTGTCCCCGGTCTGAACTGACCCGACCCCAAACTACTCCCTGTTCTCTGCTTACCCTCGCTGTCCTTCGGTTCTACGCTCTGACCTTGTGTTCCTCAGTGCCGGGCGCTCTCATACGGCTTCTTCGGCCTGAACGGCCGGAAAAGCGCCTCCAGCCTTGCCAGCAGAAGCATCCCACCCGCGTCCAGCCGATACTCCTCTCCATCACCCGCCCAATTCCCGTGCGCGTATGTGAGGTCAATGAACACCGCATCAACATAGGTCGGCACCATCCAGTAACCCTGACTGCGAAGCGCACCGGCCGGCCTCAGCCTGGGTACTGGAACCACGTCCTCATACTCCTGCTCCTGTTCCAGCCTGAGTGTACCCTGACAGTCAATCTTGTACACCCTCTGCCGGCTCGGGTCTAGCCCGTTCTTCGTCAACCGGACGAACAGCAACCGGTCCCACCGGTTGCCCGAAACCTCATCCGCAACATTCGCAAACTCTCCCTGTCTAACCCAGAGCTCCCCCTTATCCACAATGGCATTAGGCCTCTGTGCCACCTGTTTTGCCTGCATCGGTACCACGTGTGGCACCAGTAGCTTCATCCCCTCGAAGAATTGCTTCTCGTCCGACAAATCCTGCTTTGGCTCATAGCACGTCTTTAGCTCGTGGAATATGTCGCACTCCGGGTCTTCTAGTAGAGAGCGATACTCATCTCGCGCCACCTGCAGCTCCAGCTCGCTCACTGTTTCTGCCTTGAGCCTCTGCACCAGCGCTGAACCGCGGCCATTATGGTCCCGGTACGTTCGGCCGATAAAACGGCAATCCGGCCCGCCGGGCTCATACGCGATGATGAACTTTGCCACCGGGCTTGTAGTGAACCGCCAGTCATCCGGTGCTTGCTCGGAAACAGTCTGTACGAGCTTCTGAATTACCTTATCCGCCTGCTCTTTGCTCAGCCGGCGCCGCTGGCACGCCCGTTCTATTAGGTGTTTCTTGTCCGGGTCAACAATCAACCGTGCCACAGTCACCCCTTCACTTGGGCAACTGGTGCACCGTCCCGCAAAATTACCTCAACCGCTCTCGCCCTCTCCCATTCTGAAGGATAGTTCACCTTCAACTCAGCCAGAGCTTTGCCTACAACGGCATCTATCGCCCGGTTCAAAGGCCGGGCTCCGTACTCCCTTGAAAAACCCTGGTTACGGATCAGGTCAATAGCCTCCTGACTCAAAGTGATACGCTTGCCCAGCAGCGTACTCAACCGGCTAAGCTTCTGCGAAATGAATCCATCCATCACGGTCGTCGTCAGCGGCTTGAACACCAGTATCTCATCCACTCGTCCCAGGAACTCCCTGGGAAACTCCTTCTCCACTGCTCTTATCACATCGCGTCGGATGTTGCTCCATGTGGTCGTTGTGTCGGGCCCGAACCCGGACACCCTAACTCCTTCATCAGTAAACCCGACATTACAAGTCATCAGCACGATAGTGCCGCTGAAATACAGCGCGTTACCCTGAAGGTCCTCCAGCTTGCCGTAGTCAAAAACCTGCAGAAAAGCCAACCTAACCTCCGGTGCTGCTTTCTCAAACTCATCCAGAAGCAGCACGCAGAACGGATGCCTGCGCATCTGCAGTGTCAAGGGAGCAAGGAGCTCCGGATTCTCGGCACTGGGCGGTCCGGGCCGGCCCAAAAGCGACACCAATGTCTGATGTGCCGACATATCAAACCGCACAAGATTGTCCTCACTACCGGTATAGTGCAGGGCCAGGGCCTTGGCCAGCTCGGTCTTGCCCACCCCGCTCGGCCCGGCAATCAAGAATACGCCAAGCGGACGCTCCGGATTCACCTGTACCCGTGCACGCGTCACGGCCAGACGGCTACATATGGCGGCAATCGCCTCCTTCTGACCCAGCACCCTCGCATTCAGGGCCCGCTCCAGTCCCTTGGTCCTCTCCTGCTCTTGTGCAATCGTCTCATCCGGAATCCCGGTAATTTCAGCCAGTGCGACCCTCAAGTTCGCCGCATCACAAGTCTTCTTGTCAGCCATTCGGCACTCTGTGAAAGCCTGCTCCAGAAGGTCAATCGTCTTATCCGGCTGCCTTCGGAAAGGCAAATACTCATTTGACAACCTGATTGCATACTCAACCAGCCCCGGCTTGGCGCTAGCCCCGTAGTACTTCTGCAAGTCCTCTAACTCTGCCCGCACAATATGCCTAAGATTCTCTCCCTCCGGCTCAGCTATGCTCACCTCCTGAAACCGGCGCCTGACCGCCTCGTCTCGACTAACGAAACGGTGAAACTCCTCGGTCGTTGTTGCACCGATAAGCCTCACCCGATTCTCCGCAATGTAGGGCTTCAGGATGTTTGCGCTGTGCGGATGTCCGAAAATCTGATGTATCTCATCAATGAACAGTACGACCGGTTCCTTGCTGGCTGCTTCCAGCAACTCTTTCAGCAACTTTGAATACGCTCCCCACTCCCAGTATGTACCCGGCACACCGGCCTGCACATCATAGAAACTGGTCCTGATTACCTTCCGTCCCAGAAGCCACTCTGGCACGTCTCTGTTTACGATCTTCCAGGCGAGACACTTCACCAGGAATGTCTTGCCCACCCCCGCGTCTCCAAGAATCATCGGATTCGCCTTAGCTCGCCGGCCAAGGATACGCACCAATTGACGCATTTCCGGCTCACGGGCCGAGAAATCTCCGGGCGGATTGTTCTTCACCCTGAAAGTCAAATCCTCGCCCACGCGCCGGAAAATCGAATCCTCAGGCAGTTCACGAGTCGGATAGTACCTATCGCGGTTGTTTGAATCCATATCCTTATCAGGAAACAGTCCGTCGGTGAACATCCTTTCCCTTCCCTCTCTTTCTTGTTACGGTCTTCGTATCACTCAAAAAAAAATACCGGATTCTATCCTGTCTCTTTTCACTTGTCGCCGGTCGCCTGTCACTTGTTTCTTGTCACTTCGTACTTGCTCCAAATTGTCCTAGGAACAACATCTCCAAGTGACTAGTCATTGGGCGAAGGGACTCTCTCCACCCGTCATCCTTTGCCTCCATCCATACTAGTTCCCAACGGATACCTGTCAAGGACCGGCAGGATGGCCTCTGACTTCAACCCTAGCGGCGCACCGTTCGCAGAGCCGGTAGAACCGAATGCTGTCCTGCCTTACGTTGAGCAGAGCAGAGAGTTCGGCCGCAAGCTCGGCCAGCCTGCGTTCGTCCAGATTGCATTCGAACACGCTGTACTGCACGCGTCGGCCATAGTCCTTCAGCTTGTTGCAGATCCGGACCCGGCGTCGGTCGCCAACGATGTCGTAACTCACAACGACAACCATATCTCCTCACAGGTAATAAGTGACAAGCTACCACATCAGTGAAAAATGAATGGCCGGTATTGCTCCCTGCCCTTGATGAAGCCAACCAGACGCTGAACCTGTCCTTCCATCGCATTCCGCAGACTCGACCGGCCTCCGCGGTAATATACTGGAGAACCCAGGTTGTCCATCACGGCGGTCACCAGGCGATGCCTGGTATGTTGGTCAAGCAGCACTCCGTCCATCCCCAGCCGCGCCTTCTTGCGCAGGAGCCGGATGACCGCCCGGTCAACGACCGGCTGGCGAAACTCCTCTACCACGTCAAACAGCAGGTTGGACCGGTCCGCGGGACCGCGATGGATGAAGCCGACACAAGGGTTCAGCCCGGCAAGGACCAACAGCCGGTGCATCAACGAGTAGAGTATCCCGTATCCGTAGTTCAGGAGCGAGTTCACAAGGTCGGTGGCTCCCTTCTTTTCCCGGCGCTCAAAGCAGGCATCCGATGCAAGCAGGGACTTGACCAGACCCCAATAGATTCCTCCGGCCTGCCCCTCGAGTGCAAAGAGCTGGCCGCCGAACCGCTCGTCCGATTCCAGACCGGCCAGTTGCTCCAGTAGTCCGGCCAGCTTCTCGACCGCGGCGGGTATCTCCTGTCGGAACTCCGACTCGGCCCGGCCTCGATACTTGGCATAGTAGCGCAGGAGATTCATCTGATTCGTAACCTTCCCTTCA includes these proteins:
- a CDS encoding AAA family ATPase, with protein sequence MFTDGLFPDKDMDSNNRDRYYPTRELPEDSIFRRVGEDLTFRVKNNPPGDFSAREPEMRQLVRILGRRAKANPMILGDAGVGKTFLVKCLAWKIVNRDVPEWLLGRKVIRTSFYDVQAGVPGTYWEWGAYSKLLKELLEAASKEPVVLFIDEIHQIFGHPHSANILKPYIAENRVRLIGATTTEEFHRFVSRDEAVRRRFQEVSIAEPEGENLRHIVRAELEDLQKYYGASAKPGLVEYAIRLSNEYLPFRRQPDKTIDLLEQAFTECRMADKKTCDAANLRVALAEITGIPDETIAQEQERTKGLERALNARVLGQKEAIAAICSRLAVTRARVQVNPERPLGVFLIAGPSGVGKTELAKALALHYTGSEDNLVRFDMSAHQTLVSLLGRPGPPSAENPELLAPLTLQMRRHPFCVLLLDEFEKAAPEVRLAFLQVFDYGKLEDLQGNALYFSGTIVLMTCNVGFTDEGVRVSGFGPDTTTTWSNIRRDVIRAVEKEFPREFLGRVDEILVFKPLTTTVMDGFISQKLSRLSTLLGKRITLSQEAIDLIRNQGFSREYGARPLNRAIDAVVGKALAELKVNYPSEWERARAVEVILRDGAPVAQVKG
- the cas2 gene encoding CRISPR-associated endonuclease Cas2; protein product: MVVVVSYDIVGDRRRVRICNKLKDYGRRVQYSVFECNLDERRLAELAAELSALLNVRQDSIRFYRLCERCAARVEVRGHPAGP